The following are encoded together in the Dyella terrae genome:
- the tsaE gene encoding tRNA (adenosine(37)-N6)-threonylcarbamoyltransferase complex ATPase subunit type 1 TsaE codes for MTDPTWNLPDEAATAELATRMAGALDGGLVVYLHGDLGAGKTSFARALLRALGVGERVKSPTYSLVESYRANGRAAWHLDLYRIADPGELEWLGLDALSDPAALVLVEWPERGAGALPAPDLIVHLGYAGTGRKARMEVRTERGAAITSHLG; via the coding sequence ATGACGGATCCAACCTGGAATCTACCCGACGAGGCGGCCACCGCCGAGCTAGCCACCCGCATGGCCGGTGCCCTGGACGGTGGACTGGTGGTCTATCTGCACGGCGACTTGGGCGCCGGCAAGACGAGCTTTGCCCGCGCCCTGCTCCGGGCGCTGGGTGTGGGGGAGCGGGTCAAAAGCCCAACCTACAGTCTGGTCGAGTCCTATCGTGCCAACGGGCGCGCCGCGTGGCACCTGGACCTTTATCGCATCGCTGATCCGGGGGAGTTGGAGTGGCTGGGGCTGGACGCCTTGTCCGACCCGGCCGCCCTTGTCCTGGTCGAATGGCCGGAGCGTGGCGCTGGGGCGCTTCCTGCGCCCGACCTGATCGTGCATCTGGGTTATGCGGGCACCGGGCGCAAAGCCCGAATGGAAGTGCGCACAGAGCGTGGCGCGGCCATCACCTCACACCTGGGCTGA
- a CDS encoding N-acetylmuramoyl-L-alanine amidase, whose translation MKGLRTHPVLLGAVALLAVVPFCVARAADVKSARVWAGPEYTRVVLDVSGPVTYKLNQDGDELTVDVNASTIASGFSSPGATGLYKGLSGAKQGNNVRLTAKIDPSSSVKSFLLKPQADYGYRLVVDLYPGNGSVAKSAPVKSSVSTSAPSDSSDGDSDSATTAANVVPPTAVVQAPTPAPDPVRSTGKSSIKPTQSGMASTRAAAALLNGERKVVIAIDAGHGGEDPGAHGPGGTLEKNVTLAVARQLADQINQQPGMRAVLTRSADFFIPLAQRYQIARNNSADLFVSIHADAFINGDAKGSSVWVLSPRGKTSMAARWLADGQNRADLIGGVTLDDKNDGLAAVLLDLQQGYSMQASESVAGNVLKALGNMGPTHRGYVERANFVVLRSPDVPSILVETAFISNPDEERKLRDPSHQARLATAVMGGIRGYFESTPPPGSWFAAQASRRNGMANVATSQGDYETSAKATRAVAQAMASTPSASSRADDGVQDLHRVERGEDLRSIAKQYGVSISAIKNANKLDSDSSVHVGMMLAIPAS comes from the coding sequence ATGAAGGGATTAAGGACGCATCCTGTTTTGCTTGGCGCCGTGGCCTTGCTCGCCGTGGTGCCTTTTTGCGTCGCCCGCGCGGCCGACGTGAAGTCCGCCCGTGTCTGGGCAGGCCCCGAATACACCCGTGTCGTGCTGGACGTGTCCGGCCCGGTGACCTACAAGCTCAACCAGGACGGTGACGAGCTGACGGTTGACGTCAACGCCAGCACCATCGCCAGTGGCTTCAGCTCGCCGGGTGCCACGGGCCTATACAAGGGCCTGAGCGGGGCAAAGCAGGGCAATAACGTCCGCCTGACTGCGAAAATCGACCCCTCCAGCAGCGTCAAGAGCTTCCTGCTCAAGCCGCAGGCCGATTACGGCTACCGGCTGGTGGTCGACCTGTACCCGGGCAATGGCAGTGTGGCCAAGTCGGCGCCGGTGAAGTCATCCGTATCCACATCGGCCCCATCAGACAGCAGCGATGGGGACAGCGACAGCGCCACGACCGCCGCGAACGTGGTCCCGCCGACTGCCGTCGTTCAGGCGCCGACCCCTGCGCCTGATCCGGTGCGCAGCACGGGCAAATCCTCGATCAAGCCGACCCAGAGCGGTATGGCCTCCACGCGCGCCGCTGCCGCATTGCTCAACGGCGAGCGCAAAGTGGTCATCGCCATCGATGCCGGCCATGGCGGCGAAGATCCCGGCGCACACGGCCCCGGCGGCACGCTGGAAAAGAACGTCACCCTGGCGGTGGCTCGCCAGTTGGCCGACCAGATCAACCAGCAGCCCGGCATGCGTGCCGTGCTGACGCGCAGCGCCGACTTTTTCATCCCGCTGGCGCAGCGCTACCAGATCGCCCGCAACAACTCCGCCGACCTGTTCGTGTCGATCCACGCCGACGCCTTCATCAACGGCGACGCCAAGGGTTCCTCCGTGTGGGTGCTATCGCCGCGCGGCAAGACCAGCATGGCAGCCCGCTGGCTGGCTGACGGCCAGAACCGTGCCGACCTGATCGGCGGTGTCACGCTGGACGACAAGAACGACGGCTTGGCCGCCGTGCTGCTGGACTTGCAGCAGGGCTATTCCATGCAGGCGAGCGAATCGGTTGCCGGCAATGTGCTCAAGGCGTTGGGCAATATGGGTCCGACGCACCGCGGCTACGTGGAGCGCGCGAACTTCGTGGTGCTGCGCTCGCCGGACGTACCGTCGATCCTGGTCGAGACGGCCTTCATCAGTAACCCGGACGAAGAGCGCAAGCTGCGCGACCCTTCGCACCAGGCGCGCCTCGCCACCGCGGTGATGGGTGGTATCCGAGGCTATTTCGAATCCACGCCGCCGCCGGGTAGTTGGTTCGCCGCCCAGGCATCCCGTCGCAACGGCATGGCGAATGTCGCCACCTCGCAGGGCGACTATGAGACCTCGGCCAAGGCGACCCGCGCCGTGGCCCAAGCCATGGCTTCCACGCCCAGCGCTTCCTCCCGCGCCGATGACGGCGTGCAAGACTTGCATCGTGTGGAGCGCGGTGAAGACCTGCGCAGCATCGCCAAGCAGTATGGTGTGAGCATCAGCGCGATCAAGAACGCCAACAAGCTCGACAGCGACAGCAGCGTACATGTCGGCATGATGCTGGCCATCCCGGCCAGTTGA
- the mutL gene encoding DNA mismatch repair endonuclease MutL — MPVIRPLPPELINQIAAGEVIERPSSVVKELVENSLDAGATRIEVDIEQGGARLIRVRDDGCGIVPDELQLAVASHATSKIGSFDDLEHVASMGFRGEALASVSSVARFALTSRAQGMDTAFRIEVDGGKMQAARPAQHPQGSSVEVRDLFYNVPARRKFLRAERTEFAHIDDLLKSLALARSSVEFRLSHNGKPVRILKAARDESAALLRVAEVMGEDFPAQCLRIDHAAAGLHLSGWVGLPTASRSQADSQYFYVNGRLVRDRIVAHAVRQAYADVLFHGRHSAFVLYLELDPVGVDVNVHPAKHEVRFREQRLVHDFLFRTLHEVLAQTRAGNTGLPASEPLSPVMASSYGMAPPSAQPMSAPAWPNAFSQSRLSLGVRDQPLAGYAALLGEPANAPTALAFATHAPLPEASEEEAPPLGFALAQLKGIYILAENAFGLILVDMHAAHERITYEKLKTGRACSNLRSQMLLVPLNVSVSAKEAAAAEEHADALAEWGLELSRSGPSGVVVRRIPALLEGADVAQLCRDVLGELAQHGSSRRLQELENELLATMACHGSVRAGRRLTLPEMNALLREMEATERSGQCNHGRPTWTQLSLPELDKLFLRGR; from the coding sequence ATGCCAGTCATTCGTCCCCTCCCACCCGAACTCATCAATCAGATCGCTGCCGGTGAAGTGATCGAGCGACCCTCTTCCGTCGTGAAGGAACTGGTCGAAAACAGTCTCGATGCGGGTGCCACGCGCATTGAAGTAGATATCGAGCAGGGCGGTGCCCGGCTGATCCGTGTGCGCGATGACGGTTGCGGCATCGTTCCCGACGAATTGCAGCTGGCGGTCGCCTCGCATGCCACCAGCAAGATCGGCAGCTTTGACGATCTTGAGCATGTCGCGAGCATGGGCTTTCGCGGCGAAGCGCTGGCCTCTGTGTCCTCAGTGGCGCGGTTCGCGCTGACGTCGCGCGCGCAGGGCATGGATACGGCATTCCGCATCGAAGTGGATGGCGGCAAGATGCAGGCCGCCCGCCCAGCGCAGCACCCGCAGGGCAGCAGCGTGGAAGTGCGCGACCTGTTCTACAACGTGCCGGCGCGACGCAAATTTCTCCGTGCCGAGCGTACCGAGTTCGCGCATATCGATGATCTGCTGAAGTCGTTGGCATTGGCGCGTAGCTCGGTGGAATTCCGCTTGAGTCACAACGGCAAGCCAGTCCGCATCCTCAAGGCGGCACGCGACGAAAGCGCGGCGTTGCTACGCGTGGCGGAAGTGATGGGCGAGGATTTCCCGGCCCAGTGCCTGCGCATCGACCACGCTGCGGCCGGCCTGCATTTGTCGGGCTGGGTGGGTTTGCCGACGGCGTCGCGCTCGCAGGCGGACTCGCAATACTTCTACGTCAACGGACGATTGGTGCGCGATCGAATCGTTGCGCACGCCGTGCGCCAGGCTTATGCCGATGTGCTTTTCCACGGGCGTCATTCGGCGTTCGTGCTGTACCTCGAACTGGATCCTGTCGGTGTGGATGTGAACGTGCATCCGGCCAAGCACGAAGTCCGTTTCCGCGAGCAGCGGTTGGTACACGATTTTCTGTTCCGTACCCTGCACGAAGTACTTGCGCAGACGCGCGCCGGCAACACGGGTTTGCCCGCGAGCGAACCGTTGTCACCCGTCATGGCATCGTCTTACGGCATGGCGCCACCGTCGGCGCAGCCAATGTCCGCACCGGCATGGCCGAACGCTTTCAGCCAGAGCCGCTTGAGTCTGGGTGTGAGGGACCAGCCGCTGGCCGGTTACGCCGCGTTGCTGGGCGAACCGGCTAACGCACCCACGGCGCTGGCCTTCGCCACCCATGCACCGCTGCCCGAAGCCAGCGAGGAAGAGGCGCCGCCGCTGGGCTTTGCGCTCGCCCAGCTCAAGGGCATCTACATCCTCGCGGAAAATGCGTTTGGGTTGATCCTCGTGGATATGCACGCGGCGCACGAACGCATCACCTACGAAAAGCTCAAGACTGGCCGTGCGTGCAGCAACCTGCGCTCGCAGATGCTGCTGGTGCCGTTGAACGTATCGGTGAGTGCGAAAGAAGCCGCCGCTGCGGAAGAACATGCGGACGCTTTGGCGGAGTGGGGCCTGGAACTGTCGCGCAGTGGTCCGTCCGGCGTCGTGGTTCGGCGGATTCCCGCCTTGCTGGAAGGGGCTGACGTCGCCCAGCTGTGTCGCGACGTACTTGGCGAGCTGGCGCAGCACGGCAGTTCGCGCCGCCTGCAGGAGTTGGAAAACGAACTGCTCGCCACCATGGCTTGTCATGGCTCGGTGCGCGCCGGTCGGCGTCTCACCCTTCCTGAAATGAATGCTTTGTTGCGAGAGATGGAGGCGACCGAACGTTCCGGGCAATGCAATCATGGACGCCCGACCTGGACCCAGCTCAGCCTGCCGGAACTGGACAAGCTGTTCCTGCGCGGACGCTGA
- a CDS encoding DUF1684 domain-containing protein has protein sequence MLRTAVLALALTLGVATVQAQTSDAAASTDFSQQNTHWRNKRLASLTAPNGWLSLIGLDWLKDGANRVGSASDNDVVLKAGPAHLGMVTVAKDGSLHIVLDKHSAATVNGQSVTEAALIDDAHAGDGSPSVVAFGSVSFLVIERDGRKALRVKDSNAETRSHFQGLDYYPADPSWRIVADWVPFNPPHELEIGSVLGTINKEKVPGKAVFHRDGHTYELMPIQEEPDSLFFVIADRTSGKETYGAARFMYADLPKDGKVVLDFNRAYNPPCAFTPYATCPLAPPENRMDLAVTAGEKKYKGGH, from the coding sequence ATGTTGCGTACCGCCGTACTCGCTTTGGCCCTGACCCTTGGAGTTGCCACCGTGCAAGCCCAGACCAGCGACGCCGCCGCGTCGACCGATTTCTCCCAGCAGAACACCCACTGGCGGAACAAGCGCCTGGCCAGCCTCACGGCCCCGAACGGCTGGTTGAGCCTGATCGGCCTGGACTGGCTCAAGGATGGCGCCAATCGTGTAGGCAGCGCGTCCGACAATGACGTCGTGCTCAAGGCCGGCCCCGCGCATCTTGGCATGGTGACGGTGGCGAAGGACGGCAGCCTCCATATCGTCCTGGATAAGCACAGCGCTGCCACCGTCAACGGTCAGTCCGTTACCGAGGCGGCGCTGATCGATGACGCCCACGCCGGCGACGGCAGTCCTTCCGTGGTGGCGTTTGGTTCGGTGAGCTTCCTTGTCATCGAGCGCGACGGCCGTAAGGCGTTGCGCGTGAAGGACAGCAACGCCGAAACGCGCTCGCATTTCCAGGGGCTGGACTATTACCCGGCCGATCCCTCGTGGCGCATCGTGGCCGACTGGGTGCCGTTCAATCCACCGCACGAGCTGGAGATTGGCTCGGTGCTGGGGACGATCAACAAGGAAAAGGTGCCGGGCAAGGCCGTGTTCCATCGCGATGGCCACACCTACGAGCTGATGCCGATTCAGGAAGAGCCCGATTCGCTGTTCTTCGTGATCGCGGATCGCACGTCTGGCAAGGAAACCTACGGTGCGGCGCGTTTCATGTATGCGGATCTGCCGAAGGACGGCAAGGTCGTGCTGGACTTCAATCGCGCCTACAACCCGCCGTGCGCGTTCACGCCGTACGCGACATGTCCACTGGCACCGCCGGAAAACCGCATGGACCTCGCGGTGACCGCGGGCGAGAAGAAGTACAAGGGCGGTCACTGA
- a CDS encoding enoyl-CoA hydratase/isomerase family protein translates to MAYRNLEIANRGAVRTITVNRPDKLNALNRETLNELTLAFSQAAQDDAVRVVVLTGAGEKAFVAGADISEMNGYTPVQAQGFSRAGQRLMSLVERLGKPVIARIQGFALGGGMELAMCCHLRVASEKAKFGQPEINLGLIPGFGGTQRLLRLAGRGAALELCLLGTPIGAQRAYELGVVTRVVAPEALDDTVNAIADQLAAAAPLAAAGILDAVLQGGETSIDQGLEFETQAFALAFATEDMREGTTAFLEKRKAEFKGR, encoded by the coding sequence ATGGCCTATCGCAACCTGGAAATCGCCAACCGCGGCGCGGTGCGCACCATCACCGTCAACCGCCCGGACAAGCTCAATGCGCTCAACCGCGAGACGCTCAACGAGCTGACCCTGGCGTTCTCCCAGGCCGCCCAGGACGACGCCGTGCGCGTGGTGGTGCTGACCGGCGCCGGTGAGAAGGCTTTCGTGGCCGGCGCGGACATCTCGGAAATGAATGGTTACACGCCGGTCCAGGCGCAGGGCTTCTCGCGTGCCGGCCAGCGCCTGATGAGCCTGGTCGAACGCCTGGGCAAACCGGTCATCGCCCGTATCCAGGGCTTCGCCCTCGGCGGCGGCATGGAACTGGCCATGTGCTGCCACCTGCGCGTGGCGAGCGAGAAAGCCAAGTTCGGCCAACCCGAGATCAACCTCGGCCTGATCCCCGGCTTCGGCGGCACGCAGCGCCTGTTGCGCCTGGCCGGCCGCGGCGCAGCGCTGGAGCTGTGCCTGCTGGGCACCCCGATCGGCGCCCAGCGCGCCTACGAACTGGGCGTGGTCACGCGCGTGGTAGCGCCTGAGGCGCTGGACGACACCGTGAACGCCATAGCTGACCAGTTGGCGGCAGCCGCCCCGCTGGCTGCGGCCGGCATTCTGGACGCAGTCCTGCAAGGCGGTGAAACCAGCATCGACCAGGGCCTGGAGTTTGAAACACAGGCGTTCGCTCTGGCCTTCGCCACCGAGGATATGCGCGAAGGCACCACGGCGTTCCTGGAAAAGCGCAAGGCAGAGTTCAAGGGCCGCTGA
- a CDS encoding FKBP-type peptidyl-prolyl cis-trans isomerase yields MAQLRWLALGILMWGVVAHAQDSGAPQDQSQVKLDKNKLSYAIGYQIGSQFANGDPDVDIPTLVRAIQDAYTKKRPTVPMRDMHDQLRELDEQMHTQALAQFKQAAENNARKSADYMERNKAKPGVIQLPSGIQYEIVKKGTGTKPVPEGSVVTVNFRAMLIDGTEFDSSWAHGSPVSFVVNNKVIPGWQEVIQRMHVGDLWKVTVPPSLAYGVKGDPPRIGPNEALVFEIELLEIKP; encoded by the coding sequence ATGGCACAACTGCGTTGGCTCGCGCTGGGCATCCTGATGTGGGGTGTCGTGGCGCATGCCCAGGACAGTGGGGCCCCGCAGGACCAGTCCCAGGTCAAGCTCGACAAGAACAAACTGTCCTACGCCATTGGCTACCAGATCGGCAGTCAGTTCGCCAACGGCGATCCGGACGTGGACATTCCCACCTTGGTGCGTGCCATCCAGGACGCATACACCAAGAAGCGCCCGACCGTGCCCATGCGGGACATGCACGATCAGCTGCGCGAGCTCGACGAGCAAATGCATACGCAGGCGTTGGCGCAGTTCAAACAGGCTGCAGAAAACAATGCGCGCAAGAGCGCCGACTACATGGAGCGCAACAAGGCGAAGCCCGGTGTCATCCAGCTTCCCTCAGGCATCCAGTACGAAATAGTGAAGAAGGGCACAGGCACCAAGCCCGTGCCGGAAGGCTCGGTGGTGACCGTGAACTTCCGTGCCATGCTGATCGACGGTACCGAATTCGATAGCTCGTGGGCGCATGGTTCGCCAGTCAGTTTCGTGGTCAACAACAAGGTGATCCCGGGCTGGCAGGAAGTGATCCAACGCATGCACGTGGGTGACTTGTGGAAGGTCACGGTGCCGCCCAGCCTTGCCTACGGTGTGAAGGGTGACCCGCCGCGCATCGGTCCCAACGAAGCACTCGTCTTCGAAATCGAGTTGCTCGAAATCAAGCCCTGA
- a CDS encoding DUF1289 domain-containing protein — MTAADSSPVSPSNPLSPCIGICRLDERGYCEGCLRTGDEIARWRGMGEQERLHYMRDVLPARKQP; from the coding sequence ATGACGGCAGCTGACAGCTCCCCTGTTTCTCCCAGTAATCCACTCAGTCCGTGCATCGGCATTTGCCGTCTGGATGAGCGCGGTTACTGTGAGGGCTGCCTGCGCACCGGCGACGAAATTGCCCGCTGGCGTGGCATGGGCGAGCAGGAACGGCTCCACTACATGCGTGACGTGCTTCCCGCGCGGAAGCAGCCGTGA
- a CDS encoding CoA pyrophosphatase — translation MTAEWLADLNQAVLPLSTPPSGPGWNHTDMAELIGDKPRRPAAVLVGVREGVQPRLVLTVRTDHLQDHAGQVAFPGGRTDPEDTDAIATALRESEEEIGLARRLVTPLGFLDRFETISGYTITPVVARIDPEARLYPAPAEVAEVFEVPLSFFLEPRNLKRYTMDFRGHRRDMVEFVHGGHRIWGATAAMVFNLLQRMGRI, via the coding sequence GTGACGGCGGAGTGGCTGGCCGACCTGAATCAGGCCGTGCTGCCGTTGTCGACACCGCCGAGCGGGCCGGGTTGGAACCATACGGACATGGCCGAGCTGATCGGCGACAAGCCGCGTCGGCCTGCAGCGGTGTTGGTGGGCGTACGTGAAGGCGTGCAGCCACGCTTGGTGCTGACCGTACGAACCGACCACCTGCAGGACCATGCCGGTCAAGTCGCGTTTCCCGGTGGTCGCACGGATCCCGAAGACACTGACGCCATCGCCACTGCCTTGCGCGAAAGCGAGGAAGAGATCGGTCTGGCGCGCCGTCTGGTGACGCCGCTAGGCTTTTTGGACCGCTTTGAAACCATCAGCGGCTACACCATTACGCCGGTGGTGGCGCGCATCGATCCCGAAGCGCGTCTGTATCCGGCGCCGGCCGAAGTGGCCGAAGTATTCGAAGTGCCGTTGTCGTTCTTCCTTGAACCGCGCAATCTCAAGCGATACACCATGGACTTCCGCGGCCATCGTCGCGACATGGTGGAGTTCGTGCACGGCGGCCACCGCATCTGGGGTGCCACGGCTGCCATGGTGTTCAACCTCCTGCAGAGGATGGGACGCATATGA
- a CDS encoding sulfurtransferase yields MTFKTTLINVEELAVLAPDDVLIVDCRFDLMAPGSGERDVGKGERDYREGHIPGAVYASLDTDLSDLSRKAEGLGRHPLPLEKTFSDVLSRWGWRDGTQIVCYDAANGSLAAARLWWLLKLAGIRDVAVLDGGYQAWVAVGKPVESGDVHRTSRPVSLHFDTSRYIVDHASLRSDAHRMLIDARATPRYRGEVEPIDPVGGHVPGAFSRPFSENLRVDGRFKQAAELRKEFEALLGTHAPQDVVHMCGSGVTACHNLLAMEHAGLSGARLYAPSWSGWVSDANRPVAKGAEPG; encoded by the coding sequence ATGACATTCAAGACCACGCTGATCAACGTCGAAGAACTGGCCGTACTCGCGCCCGACGATGTGCTGATCGTGGACTGCCGTTTCGACCTCATGGCGCCCGGTAGCGGCGAGCGTGACGTCGGTAAGGGTGAACGTGATTACCGCGAAGGGCACATTCCTGGTGCGGTCTACGCCAGCCTTGATACCGACCTGTCCGATCTCTCGCGCAAAGCAGAGGGACTGGGGCGTCACCCGCTGCCTCTGGAGAAAACCTTCTCTGATGTGCTGTCCCGATGGGGCTGGCGCGACGGCACGCAGATCGTGTGCTACGACGCTGCGAATGGTTCGCTGGCCGCGGCGCGGTTGTGGTGGTTGCTGAAGCTTGCTGGCATTCGTGACGTGGCGGTACTCGACGGTGGCTATCAGGCGTGGGTAGCAGTGGGCAAGCCGGTGGAGTCGGGCGATGTGCATCGGACGTCCCGCCCGGTGTCACTGCATTTCGATACCAGTCGATACATCGTGGATCATGCCTCGCTGCGCAGTGATGCGCATCGCATGCTTATCGATGCACGCGCTACGCCACGCTATCGCGGTGAGGTCGAGCCGATCGATCCGGTGGGCGGCCATGTGCCGGGCGCATTCAGTCGCCCGTTCTCGGAAAATCTTCGCGTGGATGGCCGTTTCAAACAGGCTGCCGAGCTGCGTAAGGAATTCGAGGCCTTACTCGGCACGCACGCGCCGCAAGATGTGGTGCACATGTGTGGCTCTGGCGTCACCGCGTGCCACAACCTGCTGGCGATGGAGCATGCGGGCCTGTCAGGGGCGCGGTTGTACGCGCCGTCCTGGAGCGGTTGGGTGAGTGATGCGAATCGCCCTGTGGCCAAGGGCGCCGAGCCGGGCTGA
- a CDS encoding enoyl-CoA hydratase/isomerase family protein: protein MLNLITHDAITEINMTRPPVNALNVDLLRAIRDAVDNAVAGGARGLVLSGMPGMFSAGVDVPSLLGRDRDGVRDFWREFFLTCSKLATSPVPVVAAITGHSPAGGAVLSLFCDYRVMADGPFRIGLNEVQVGLVVPESIQMALRRIVGSYRAERLMVAGAMVESAEALAIGLVDELTHVDQVVTRAVAWMQVMLALPSNAMLRTRTIARADLTAIWAHPEKLPINEFVDAYFHPETQAVLEKLVARLKKKD from the coding sequence ATGCTCAATCTGATCACGCACGACGCCATCACCGAAATCAACATGACGCGTCCGCCGGTGAACGCGCTGAATGTCGACCTGTTGCGCGCGATCCGCGATGCAGTCGACAACGCCGTCGCTGGTGGCGCACGTGGCCTCGTGCTGTCGGGCATGCCCGGCATGTTCTCTGCCGGTGTCGATGTACCCTCGCTGCTCGGACGTGACCGCGATGGCGTGCGCGATTTCTGGCGCGAGTTCTTTCTCACCTGCTCCAAGCTCGCCACGTCACCCGTGCCCGTCGTCGCCGCCATCACCGGGCACAGCCCCGCGGGCGGTGCGGTGTTATCGCTGTTTTGCGACTACCGCGTGATGGCAGACGGTCCGTTCCGTATCGGCCTCAACGAAGTGCAGGTCGGCCTGGTGGTGCCGGAAAGCATCCAGATGGCGCTGCGCCGCATTGTGGGTAGTTATCGCGCCGAACGGCTGATGGTGGCGGGCGCGATGGTCGAGTCGGCTGAAGCCCTGGCCATCGGCCTGGTGGACGAACTCACCCATGTCGATCAGGTGGTGACGCGTGCGGTAGCGTGGATGCAAGTCATGCTTGCCCTGCCCTCCAACGCCATGCTCAGGACGCGCACCATTGCGCGCGCGGACCTCACAGCGATTTGGGCACATCCAGAAAAGCTGCCGATCAACGAGTTTGTCGATGCGTACTTCCATCCGGAAACTCAGGCGGTGCTGGAGAAGCTTGTCGCACGCCTGAAAAAGAAAGACTGA
- a CDS encoding DUF4139 domain-containing protein, with amino-acid sequence MIPLPLRTLAFAMAAGTGAGAIAAPSSTTLTLYRSDDTALYSAGDSGSVHAGYAVAREPRQLDLKSGTQDISLGGLPQYLDPEAMALSVDGDAAQVISQRLRLGQGQNAALGSLIGQPVEVLATSGQPLANGTLLRADDGLLVQDASGRTSLIRDYAAVRAQGSFQTGASLQLRVDAKRAGKAQATLSYTTSGLGWRAAYVGTLAPGDGCKMQFESRASIANRSGRDWSNVQLTLVAGEPQIAKPVGGPRPMAFAMKAQAADRAMPEQSTLADYRTYTLPGAVDLPDGSVSQVPLYTTRTIECERTSLYENGGGWVPPQPMIGQDFAPGGENTGIVSTLQFHAFDSLPAGYLRVLTADRNGTPQFIGEGRINDTPKGEDARITLGQSFDLRGNHERTAFHVDKNGRTLDESFRITLTNAGDSPRTVTVREHPQRWRQWTLVSSSSKPSSQTTDTLEFKVTVPANGKATLDYAVRYQWTADDNPQG; translated from the coding sequence GTGATCCCGCTTCCCCTTCGTACCCTTGCCTTTGCCATGGCCGCCGGCACCGGCGCTGGCGCCATCGCCGCCCCCTCTTCCACCACGCTCACCCTGTATCGTAGTGACGACACCGCGCTCTACAGCGCCGGTGACAGCGGTAGCGTGCATGCTGGCTATGCCGTGGCTCGCGAGCCCCGCCAACTGGATCTCAAGTCCGGCACGCAGGACATCAGCCTCGGCGGCCTGCCGCAGTACCTTGACCCGGAAGCCATGGCACTGAGTGTCGACGGCGACGCCGCCCAGGTGATTTCCCAGCGACTGCGCCTCGGCCAGGGCCAGAACGCCGCATTGGGTAGCCTGATCGGCCAACCCGTAGAAGTCCTCGCCACCAGCGGTCAGCCGCTGGCCAACGGCACGCTGCTGCGCGCTGATGACGGGCTGCTCGTGCAAGATGCCTCCGGCCGTACCAGCCTGATCCGCGATTACGCCGCCGTGCGCGCGCAAGGCAGCTTCCAGACTGGCGCCAGCCTGCAATTGCGCGTCGACGCCAAACGCGCCGGCAAGGCACAGGCCACCTTGAGCTACACCACGTCGGGACTCGGCTGGCGTGCCGCTTACGTGGGTACGTTGGCACCGGGCGATGGCTGCAAGATGCAGTTCGAATCCCGCGCCAGCATCGCCAACCGCAGCGGTCGCGACTGGAGCAATGTGCAGTTGACCCTGGTCGCAGGAGAGCCGCAGATCGCCAAGCCCGTCGGTGGACCGCGCCCCATGGCTTTTGCCATGAAGGCCCAGGCCGCTGACAGGGCCATGCCCGAACAATCAACGCTGGCCGACTACCGCACCTACACGCTGCCGGGCGCCGTGGACCTGCCGGACGGCAGCGTGAGCCAGGTACCGCTGTACACCACCCGCACGATCGAATGCGAACGCACGTCACTGTACGAAAATGGCGGCGGTTGGGTACCACCGCAGCCGATGATCGGCCAGGACTTCGCACCCGGCGGTGAGAACACAGGCATCGTCAGCACGCTGCAGTTCCATGCCTTCGACAGCCTGCCCGCCGGCTATCTCCGCGTGCTCACCGCTGATCGCAACGGCACGCCGCAATTCATCGGCGAAGGCCGTATCAACGACACACCCAAGGGCGAGGATGCACGCATCACGCTGGGCCAGTCCTTCGACCTGCGTGGCAATCACGAACGTACCGCGTTCCACGTCGACAAGAACGGCCGCACGCTGGACGAATCCTTCCGCATTACGCTGACCAATGCTGGCGACAGTCCGCGCACGGTGACGGTGCGTGAGCATCCTCAGCGGTGGCGCCAGTGGACCCTGGTGTCATCGAGCAGCAAGCCGAGTTCGCAAACCACCGACACACTGGAATTCAAGGTGACGGTGCCAGCCAACGGCAAGGCAACGCTTGACTATGCGGTGCGCTACCAGTGGACGGCAGACGACAACCCGCAGGGGTGA